A portion of the Hordeum vulgare subsp. vulgare unplaced genomic scaffold, MorexV3_pseudomolecules_assembly, whole genome shotgun sequence genome contains these proteins:
- the LOC123423393 gene encoding DNA-directed RNA polymerase subunit beta: MLRNGNEGMSTIPGFSQIQFEGFFRFINQALAEELDKFPTIKDPDHEIAFQLFAKGYQLLEPSIKERDAVYESLTYSSELYVSARLIFGFDVQKQTISIGNIPIMNSLGTFIINGIYRIVINQILLSPGIYYRSELDHKGISIYTGTIISDWGGRSELAIDKKERIWARVSRKQKISILVLSSAMGSNLREILDNVSYPEIFLSFPNAKEKKRIESKEKAILEFYQQFACVGGDLVFSESLCEELQKKFFQQKCELGRIGRRNMNRRLNLDIPQNNTFLLPRDVLAATDHLIGMKFGTGILDDDDMNHLKNKRIRSVADLLQDQFGLALGRLQHAVQKTIRRVFIRQSKPTPQTLVTPTSTSILLITTYETFFGTYPLSQVFDQTNPLTQTVHGRKVSCLGPGGLTGRTASFRSRDIHPSHYGRICPIDTSEGINVGLTGSLAIHARIDHLWGSIESPFYEISAEKAKEKKERQVVYLSPNRDEYYMIAAGNSLSLNQGIQEEQVVPARYRQEFLTIAWEQIHVRSIFPFQYFSIGGSLIPFIEHNDANRALMSSNMQRQAVPLSRSEKCIVGTGLERQTALDSRVSVIAEREGKIISTDSHKILLSSSGKTISIPLVNHRRSNKNTCMHQKPRVPRGKSIKKGQILAEGAATVGGELALGKNVLVAYMPWEGYNFEDAVLISERLVYEDIYTSFHIRKYEIQTDTTSQGSAEKITKEIPHLEEHLLRNLDKNGVVRLGSWVETGDILVGKLTPQIASESSYIAEAGLLRAIFGLEVSTSKETSLKLPIGGRGRVIDVKWIQRDPLDIMVRVYILQKREIKVGDKVAGRHGNKGIISKILPRQDMPYLQDGTPVDMVFNPLGVPSRMNVGQIFESSLGLAGDLLKKHYRIAPFDERYEQEASRKLVFSELYEASKETKNPWVFEPEYPGKSRIFDGRTGDPFEQPVLIGKSYILKLIHQVDEKIHGRSTGPYSLVTQQPVRGRAKQGGQRVGEMEVWALEGFGVAHILQEILTYKSDHLIARQEILNATIWGKRIPNHEDPPESFRVLVRELRSLALELNHFLVSEKNFQVNREEV, encoded by the coding sequence ATGCTCCGGAATGGAAACGAGGGAATGTCCACAATACCCGGATTTAGTCAGATCCAATTCGAGGGATTTTTTAGGTTCATTAATCAAGCCTTGGCAGAAGAACTTGACAAGTTTCCAACAATTAAAGATCCAGATCACGAAATTGCATTTCAATTATTTGCGAAAGGATATCAATTGCTAGAACCCTCGATAAAAGAAAGAGATGCTGTGTATGAATCACTCACCTATTCTTCCGAATTATATGTATCTGCGAGATTAATTTTTGGTTTCGATGTGCAAAAGCAAACCATTTCTATCGGAAACATTCCTATAATGAATTCCTTAGGAACCTTTATTATAAATGGAATATACCGAATTGTGATCAATCAAATATTGCTAAGTCCTGGTATTTACTACCGCTCGGAATTAGATCATAAGGGAATTTCTATCTACACCGGGACTATAATATCAGATTGGGGAGGGAGATCGGAAttagcaattgataaaaaagAAAGGATATGGGCTCGCGTgagtagaaaacaaaagataTCTATTCTAGTTCTATCATCAGCTATGGGTTCGAATCTAAGAGAAATTCTAGATAATGTTTCCTACCCTGAAATTTTCTTGTCTTTCCCGaatgctaaggagaagaagaggattgAGTCAAAAGAAAAAGCTATTTTGGAGTTTTATCAACAATTTGCTTGTGTAGGTGGGGACCTGGTATTTTCGGAGTCCTTATGCGAGGAATTACAAAAGAAATTTTTTCAACAAAAATGTGAATTAGGAAGGATTGGTCGACGAAATATGAATCGGAGACTTAATCTTGATATACCTCAGAACAATACATTCTTGTTACCACGAGATGTATTGGCCGCTACGGATCATTTGATTGGAATGAAATTTGGAACGGGTATACTTGACGATGACGATATGAATCACTTGAAAAATAAACGTATTCGTTCGGTTGCGGATCTGTTACAAGATCAATTCGGATTGGCTCTTGGTCGTTTACAACATGCAGTTCAAAAAACTATTCGTAGAGTATTCATACGTCAATCGAAACCGACTCCCCAAACTTTGGTAACTCCAACTTCAACTTCAATTTTATTAATAACTACTTATGAGACCTTTTTTGGCACATACCCATTATCTCAAGTTTTTGATCAAACGAATCCATTGACACAAACTGTTCATGGGCGAAAAGTGAGTTGTTTAGGTCCTGGAGGGTTGACGGGGAGAACCGCAAGTTTTCGGAGCCGAGATATTCATCCGAGTCACTATGGGCGTATTTGTCCAATTGACACGTCTGAAGGAATCAATGTTGGACTTACTGGATCCTTAGCAATTCATGCGAGAATTGATCACTTGTGGGGATCTATAGAGAGTCCGTTTTATGAAATATCTGctgagaaagcaaaagaaaaaaaagagagacagGTGGTTTATCTATCACCAAATAGAGATGAGTATTATATGATAGCAGCAGGAAATTCTTTGTCCTTGAATCAAGGTATTCAGGAAGAACAGGTTGTTCCAGCTAGATACCGCCAAGAATTCTTGACTATTGCATGGGAACAGATTCATGTTAGAAGTATTTTTCCTTTCCAATATTTTTCTATTGGGGGTTCTCTCATTCCTTTTATTGAGCACAATGATGCGAATCGGGCTTTAATGAGTTCTAATATGCAGCGCCAAGCAGTTCCACTTTCTCGGTCCGAGAAATGCATTGTTGGAACTGGATTGGAACGCCAAACAGCTCTAGATTCGAGGGTTTCCGTTATAGCCGAACGCGAGGGAAAGATCATTTCTACTGATAGTCATAAGATACTTTTATCAAGTAGTGGGAAGACTATAAGTATTCCTTTAGTTAACCACCGTCGCTCTAACAAAAATACTTGTATGCACCAAAAACCTCGGGTTCCACGGGGTAAATCCATTAAAAAAGGACAAATTTTAGCAGAAGGAGCTGCTACAGTTGGGGGGGAACTTGCTTTAGGAAAAAACGTATTAGTAGCTTATATGCCATGGGAAGGTTACAATTTTGAAGACGCAGTACTAATTAGCGAACGTTTGGTATATGAGGATATTTATACCTCTTTTCACATCCGGAAATATGAAATTCAGACGGATACGACAAGCCAGGGCTCCGCTGAAAAAATCACTAAAGAAATACCACATCTAGAAGAACATTTACTCCGCAATTTGGACAAAAATGGAGTTGTTAGGTTGGGATCCTGGGTAGAAACTGGTGATATTTTAGTAGGTAAATTAACGCCTCAGATAGCGAGCGAATCATCATATATCGCAGAAGCTGGATTATTACGGGCCATATTCGGCCTTGAGGTTTCCACTTCAAAAGAAACTTCTCTGAAATTACCTATAGGTGGAAGAGGGCGCGTTATCGATGTGAAATGGATCCAAAGGGACCCCCTCGACATAATGGTTCGTGTATATATTTTACAGAAACGTGAAATCAAAGTTGGGGATAAAGTAGCCGGAAGACATGGGAATAAAGGGATCATTTCCAAAATTTTGCCTAGGCAAGATATGCCCTATTTGCAAGATGGAACACCCGTTGATATGGTCTTCAATCCCTTAGGAGTACCCTCCCGAATGAATGTGGGACAAATATTTGAAAGCTCGCTCGGATTAGCGGGGGATCTGCTAAAGAAACATTATAGAATAGCACCCTTTGATGAGAGATATGAGCAAGAGGCTTCAAGAAAACTTGTGTTTTCAGAATTATATGAAGCCagtaaagaaacaaaaaatcCATGGGTATTTGAACCCGAGTACCCGGGAAAAAGCAGAATATTTGATGGAAGAACAGGCGACCCCTTTGAGCAACCTGTTCTAATAGGGAAGTCCTATATCTTAAAATTAATTCATCAAGTTGATGAGAAAATTCATGGGCGTTCTACTGGGCCCTACTCACTTGTTACACAACAACCGGTTAGAGGAAGAGCCAAGCAAGGGGGACAACGAGTAGGAGAAATGGAAGTTTGGGCTTTAGAAGGATTTGGTGTTGCTCATATTTTACAAGAGATACTTACTTATAAATCTGACCATCTTATAGCTCGCCAAGAAATACTTAATGCTACGATCTGGGGAAAAAGAATACCTAATCATGAGGATCCTCCAGAATCTTTTCGAGTGCTCGTTCGAGAACTACGATCTTTGGCTCTAGAACTGAATCATTTCCTTGTATCTGAAAAGAACTTCCAGGTTAATAGGGAGGAAGTTTGA
- the LOC123423396 gene encoding photosystem II protein D1, translated as MTAILERRESTSLWGRFCNWITSTENRLYIGWFGVLMIPTLLTATSVFIIAFIAAPPVDIDGIREPVSGSLLYGNNIISGAIIPTSAAIGLHFYPIWEAASVDEWLYNGGPYELIVLHFLLGVACYMGREWELSFRLGMRPWIAVAYSAPVAAATAVFLIYPIGQGSFSDGMPLGISGTFNFMIVFQAEHNILMHPFHMLGVAGVFGGSLFSAMHGSLVTSSLIRETTENESANEGYKFGQEEETYNIVAAHGYFGRLIFQYASFNNSRSLHFFLAAWPVVGIWFTALGISTMAFNLNGFNFNQSVVDSQGRVINTWADIINRANLGMEVMHERNAHNFPLDLAAVEVPAING; from the coding sequence ATGACTGCAATTTTAGAGAGACGCGAAAGTACAAGCCTGTGGGGTCGCTTCTGCAACTGGATAACTAGCACTGAAAATCGTCTTTACATCGGATGGTTCGGTGTTTTGATGATCCCTACCTTATTGACCGCAACTTCTGTATTTATTATCGCCTTCATCGCTGCCCCTCCAGTAGATATTGATGGTATTCGCGAGCCTGTTTCTGGTTCTTTACTTTATGGAAACAATATTATCTCTGGTGCTATTATTCCTACTTCTGCGGCGATCGGATTGCACTTTTACCCAATTTGGGAAGCTGCATCTGTTGATGAGTGGTTATACAATGGTGGTCCTTATGAGCTAATTGTTCTACACTTCTTACTTGGTGTAGCTTGTTATATGGGTCGTGAGTGGGAACTTAGTTTCCGTCTGGGTATGCGTCCTTGGATTGCTGTTGCATATTCAGCTCCTGTTGCAGCTGCTACTGCTGTTTTCTTGATTTACCCTATTGGTCAAGGAAGCTTTTCTGATGGTATGCCTTTAGGAATCTCTGGTACTTTCAACTTTATGATTGTATTCCAGGCAGAGCACAACATCCTTATGCATCCATTCCACATGTTAGGTGTAGCTGGTGTATTCGGCGGTTCCCTATTCAGTGCTATGCATGGTTCCTTGGTAACCTCTAGTTTGATCAGGGAAACTACTGAAAATGAATCTGCTAATGAGGGTTACAAATTTGGTCAAGAGGAAGAGACTTATAATATTGTGGCTGCTCATGGTTATTTTGGCCGATTAATCTTCCAATATGCTAGTTTCAACAACTCTCGTTCTTTACACTTCTTCTTGGCTGCTTGGCCTGTAGTAGGAATCTGGTTCACTGCTTTAGGTATTAGTACTATGGCTTTCAACCTAAATGGTTTCAATTTCAACCAATCTGTAGTTGATAGTCAAGGTCGCGTTATTAATACTTGGGCTGATATCATCAACCGTGCTAACCTTGGTATGGAAGTAATGCACGAACGTAATGCTCACAACTTCCCTCTAGACTTAGCTGCTGTTGAAGTTCCAGCTATTAATGGATAA
- the LOC123423394 gene encoding maturase K → MEKFEGYSEKQKSRQQYFVYPLLFQEYIYAFAHDYGLNGSEPVEIVSWNNKKFSSLLVKRLIIRMYQQNFLDNSVNHPNQDRLLDYKIFFYSEFYSQILSEGFAIVVEIPFSLRELSCPKEKEIPKFQNLRSIHSIFPFLEDKFLHLDYLSHIEIPYPIHLEILVQLLQYRIQDVPSLHLLRFFLNYYSNWNSFITSMKSILFFQKENKRLVKFLYNSYVSEYEFFLLFLRKQSSCLPLAYSGTFLERIHFSRKMEHFGIMYPGFSRKTLWFFMDPLIHYVRYQGKAILASKGSFFLKKKWKCYLINFWQYYFFFWTQPRRIHINQLANSCFDFMGYLSSVPKSPLLVRNQMLENSFLIDTRMKKFDTIVPATLLIGYLSKAQFCTGSGHPISKPIWTDLSDWDILDRFGRICRNLFHYHSGSSKKRTLYRLKYILRLSCARTLARKHKSTVRTFMQRLGSAFLEEFFTEEEQVFSLMFTKTTLFSFSGSHTERIWYLDIIGINDLVNPLN, encoded by the coding sequence ATGGAAAAATTCGAAGGGTATTCAGAAAAACAGAAATCTCGTCAACAATACTTTGTCTACCCACTTCTCTTTCAGGAGTATATTTATGCATTTGCTCATGATTATGGATTAAACGGTTCTGAACCTGTGGAAATAGTTAGTTGGAATAACAAGAAATTTAGTTCACTACTTGTGAAACGTTTAATTATTCGAATGTATCAGCAGAATTTTTTGGATAACTCGGTTAATCATCCTAATCAAGATCGATTATTGGATTACAAAATTTTTTTTTATTCTGAGTTTTATTCTCAGATTCTATCTGAGGGGTTTGCGATTGTTGTGGAAATCCCATTCTCGCTACGGGAATTATCTTgtccgaaagaaaaagaaataccaaaGTTTCAGAATTTACGCTCTATTCATTCAATATTTCCCTTTTTAGAAGACAAATTTTTGCATTTGGATTATCTATCACATATAGAAATACCCTATCCTATCCATTTGgaaatcttggttcaactccttcAATACCGTATCCAAGATGTTCCATCTTTGCATTTATTGCGATTCTTTCTCAACTACTATTCGAATTGGAATAGTTTTATTACTTCAATGAAATCCattcttttttttcaaaaagaaaataaaagactaGTTAAATTCCTATATAACTCTTATGTATCAGAATAtgaatttttcttgttgtttcttCGTAAACAATCTTCTTGCTTACCATTAGCATATTCTGGAACTTTTCTGGAACGAATCCACTTTTCTAGGAAGATGGAACATTTTGGGATAATGTACCCTGGTTTTTCTCGGAAAACCTTATGGTTCTTTATGGATCCTCTTATACATTATGTTCGATATCAAGGAAAGGCAATTCTTGCATCAAAAggcagtttttttttgaaaaagaaatgGAAATGCTACCTTATCAATTTCTGGCaatattatttctttttttggaCTCAGCCGCGAAGAATCCATATAAACCAATTAGCAAACTCTTGCTTCGATTTTATGGGATACCTTTCAAGTGTACCAAAAAGTCCTTTGTTGGTAAGGAATCAAATGCTGGAGAATTCATTTCTCATAGATACTCGAATGAAAAAATTCGATACCATAGTCCCCGCTACTCTCCTCATAGGATACTTATCAAAAGCTCAATTTTGTACTGGATCGGGGCATCCTATTAGTAAACCCATTTGGACGGATTTATCAGATTGGGATATTCTTGATCGATTTGGTCGGATATGTAGAAAtctttttcattatcatagtggaTCTTCGAAAAAACGGACTTTGTATCGACTAAAGTATATACTTCGACTTTCATGCGCTAGAACTTTAGCTCGTAAACATAAAAGCACGGTACGAACTTTTATGCAACGATTGGGTTcggcatttttagaagaattttttACGGAAGAAGAGCAAGTTTTTTCTTTGATGTTCACCAAAACAACTCTTTTTTCTTTCAGTGGATCACACACTGAGCGTATTTGGTATTTGGATATTATAGGTATCAATGACCTGGTCAACCCTCTTAATTAA
- the LOC123423395 gene encoding photosystem II D2 protein — translation MTIALGRVPKEENDLFDTMDDWLRRDRFVFVGWSGLLLFPCAYFALGGWFTGTTFVTSWYTHGLASSYLEGCNFLTAAVSTPANSLAHSLLLLWGPEAQGDFTRWCQLGGLWTFVALHGAFALIGFMLRQFELARSVQLRPYNAISFSGPIAVFVSVFLIYPLGQSGWFFAPSFGVAAIFRFILFFQGFHNWTLNPFHMMGVAGVLGAALLCAIHGATVENTLFEDGDGANTFRAFNPTQAEETYSMVTANRFWSQIFGVAFSNKRWLHFFMLFVPVTGLWMSAIGVVGLALNLRAYDFVSQEIRAAEDPEFETFYTKNILLNEGIRAWMAAQDQPHENLIFPEEVLPRGNAL, via the coding sequence ATGACTATAGCCCTTGGTAGAGTTCCTAaagaagaaaatgatctatttgatACTATGGATGACTGGTTACGAAGGGACCGTTTCGTTTTTGTAGGATGGTCTGGCCTATTGCTCTTTCCTTGTGCTTATTTCGCTTTAGGGGGTTGGTTTACAGGGACAACTTTTGTAACTTCTTGGTATACCCATGGATTGGCAAGTTCCTATTTGGAAGGTTGTAATTTCTTAACCGCAGCAGTTTCTACCCCTGCCAATAGTTTAGCACACTCTTTGTTGCTACTATGGGGGCCAGAAGCACAAGGAGATTTTACTCGTTGGTGTCAATTAGGCGGTCTATGGACTTTTGTAGCTCTCCACGGGGCTTTTGCACTAATAGGTTTCATGTTACGCCAATTTGAACTTGCTCGGTCTGTTCAATTGCGGCCTTATAATGCAATCTCATTCTCTGGTCCAATTGCTGTTTTTGTTTCGGTATTCCTTATTTATCCACTGGGGCAATCTGGTTGGTTCTTTGCGCCGAGTTTTGGCGTAGCAGCGATATTTCGATTCATCCTTTTCTTCCAAGGATTTCATAATTGGACGTTGAACCCATTTCATATGATGGGAGTTGCCGGAGTATTAGGCGCGGCTCTGCTATGCGCTATTCATGGAGCAACCGTAGAAAACACTCTATTTGAGGACGGTGATGGTGCAAATACCTTCCGTGCTTTTAACCCAACTCAAGCTGAAGAAACTTATTCAATGGTCACTGCTAACCGCTTTTGGTCCCAAATCTTTGGTGTTGCTTTTTCCAATAAACGTTGGTTACATTTCTTTATGCTATTTGTACCCGTCACCGGTTTATGGATGAGTGCTATTGGCGTAGTTGGCTTGGCTCTGAACTTACGTGCCTATGACTTTGTTTCCCAGGAAATCCGTGCAGCGGAAGATCCTGAATTCGAGACTTTCTACACCAAAAATATTCTTTTAAACGAGGGTATTCGTGCGTGGATGGCAGCTCAGGATCAGCCTCATGAAAATCTTATATTCCCTGAGGAGGTTCTACCACGTGGAAACGCTCTTTAA